The genomic segment GAGAGTAGGCAATTTTTGCCGTCCTAATTGATAAAGTCATATAGAACTCACAGTTTTGTTGTTGGTATTTACGAAGTTGTCAAGACCAGTGCCACCATCATATAGCCTCTCAAACTCATCAGTGAACGTGTTACCATCTAAGGTTAAATTGCTGACATCTTCAAGCGAACCGTTGCGATAGGAGCTATCGGCAAAGGTATTATTACGAATCAAAACGTCTTTAGTTTTATAACCGCCAGTGAAATCGGAACCATCAACTTCAAAGGCTTGGACGTTATTGGTAACAGTATTGTTGAGAATATCAACGTTACGGACATTACTGGTAACGCCAATACCTCGACCAGAATTCATTCCTTCTCGTCCATTGTCACTAACAATGTTGTTATAAACTCGGATGTCTCTGACTTCTCCAATACTAGGAACTTCATCTGCAACTACAATACCATCAGCAGTATTGCCGCTAACGACGTTGTCGTAGACATCAATATTGAACATATCAGCACGATTGCCTTCTATGTAAAGAGCAGGACCGCCTTGATAGCCTTGATATGTACCGGAAATTGAGGCTTGACCTGTAATAAAGTTGTTATGAACACTACCATTGCGAGAACCTGTTTTGATATCAATCCCTTCACGTGTTCCATCTTTCACAGTATTACCTGCTACCTCAAAGCCATCTACACCCCAGATGCTTAAGGACTCTTGAGTTCCTAAGGGGTCATAGATAGAGTTATCACCACCACCACCTTTCCATCTAGCATTGGCTTTTTCGACGGTGTTATTCAGCACTTTGATATCCTTACTAGTTACTTCTTGTTCTCCACCTTGGTAATAGCTGTCAGGCATAACGATGATTCCTGAGGAACCAGTGTTGTAAGTAGAGTTGTTTTGAACAACCATGTTGTTGGCATCACGTAAAGAAATCCCTGCCCAAGAGGTGTTCTCAACGTGGAAGCCATCGATTACCCAATAGCCTTGGCCTACTGACTGAATCACGCCCTCTCTAAAACCACCTTCCACGGGGTCAGGGTCGCGCAATGTTACATCGCCATTGGCTTTGAGTGTGATATGACCGAGCTGACTGTCGCCAGATTTTTCAAGGTTCACTAGTTCTGTATAAGTCCCAGGTTGAACCAAAACAGTATCGCCAGCTTTAACTGGAGAGTCTTCACTGACGGCATAGTTAAGGCTTTTCCAGGGTTTATCGACTGTGCCTGGATTATCATTACTTCCATCTGGTGAAACATAGTATTTTGTTCCATTGCCAGAATAGTTAGATAGAGCAACTGGAGAAGCTGAAGATACAGGCTTTGAGTTCTCCATGAGTGGGTCTTGTTCGCCAACAATTAGAGTATCTTTGCCTCCCACTAGAAGGTCTTGATTGTTGCCATTTTTGCTATCTAACTGATTTCCAGTACCACCAACGAGGCTGTTAATTTGTTGCCCATTGATTGAGTTGTTTTTGGTATCGCCAATAGAGTTGAGATCGCCAGAACCACCTTGGAGCCATGTATTGATGGTATCTTGCGTGCCATTATCAATCGTACTACCCGAATTCTTTGGACTTGAGTTGAAATCTAGAGGGCTGCGTGAATTGTTGTTTGTACCGGAATCTGCCAAGATATTAGCTTGACGCGCATCGAATTGTGTGTAGTCCATTGTTTTTGCCTCCATCAAGTTTTTTGTGAATGCTGCAACTGAAATTGACGAGAACAAAAGCAGAACCCTGAATAGTAAATATGAAACAACGCCATCGGAACCTTAGTAGAAATTCTCTCGTCCTAAATGTAGAGCGTGCTGAAGTGTGCCTTTAACGTAGGAAGCAAATCTTCCCGTACTAAAGGTTCTCACTCATCGGATCGCTTTGCGGTCAATATTAGGTAAATGCTTGATTAGTTCTGAGCTTAGCTATGCTTTCGTAATCTGCAGATGCAATTTCGCTTAAGCACCCTATAGGTTCTGAGGGTTTTTTCTTTACTTCACAAGTAATTGTATCAGCACTTTTGCAAATTGTATCCCCTTTGCAAACTTTTTTTGTTGCGATTGGCGGTCATGCCATAGCAAAAGGGCTGCAATAGCCAATTTTACTTCTATATGTGAAATTGCAGAAACCCTTATCCAAAAAGGATTTTAAGCCTCATTCTCAAGATTTGATCGAGAGTTACCTTGGTCGCAAATCTTTAACATTGTGCCAGTTGAATAACTGTCCATTGAGGTTTGAAAGCCAACGCCAAATCATTTGGAACAAGTTAAAAGAAAGTACGGTTGTAGCACAAGCAAGAGCTTACAGAATGCGATACAGCACCCATCCTATCAGTTCCGCTTATCGCCTCATGCGTTGGAATTGTCAGTACGGGTGGACAAATGATTCAATTTAGCCCGATGCAACAGACGCAAACTAATATAGTGCCTATTGCTTGTTATTAGGTGTTACACCTTCGTTATTGCTTGGCATATAAGACGGACGCAAGCTTATGTAGTGCCTATTGCTTGTTAATATAGAATTTCAAAGAGCCGAGGTTGACCATTAGGATAGTAAACACCCATGGATGAGTAACATATGTACTTTGACTAACTCTGTTACCCGGTTGAATCGAGTTGTAAAACTTTCGATTACCTCAGCAGTCAAACCAATACACTTTTACTAGCTGAGCATGCCGATCGCACAACGTAATTTCAGTAGCAATTAACACGAACAGTATTGCGGATTGGAACGATAAACCAAGAGAAGGATTGCCTTTCAAATGCGATTATAGGTAGCAATTAACACGAACACTATTACGGATTAAAACTGGCGATCGCACATCTGTTGATGGCTACATAGCTTTTAATGTAGCAATTATCACTATTTCCTATTAGAGATTGAAACAAAGTCCCTCAGTAAAGGGGGCGAAATAGTTTCATCTGTAGTAATTAATACAATATATTGCTAGGAATTGAAACTGGCGCTCGTACTAAATCCTTGACAAGAATCTCCACCTACGTAGCAATTAATATAAATACCTATTAGGAATTGAGACCTCTTGCTTATCGAATATACAGCTTTAAATCTGTAGCGATTAATACAAAATTTCTAACAGGGTTAAAATATTTTCATTTAACGCTAACCCATCAAAAATCTGCACGTGGCGAGTGCAAACCCAAGGTTTAAAAATACAGACAAACTATTAAATTTTCTTAATACTTACCTCCGAAACTTATGGCATCGCTGAAGTAGTTACAGGGAAACGTGATAGGAATTGCATTTAACTTACAAGAAAACTTACTTATCTCTGCTTCTGAAGAAAACACCGTTAAACTTTAGTACACAAATGGTAGTGCGCGCGCGAGATTCTACTCAAACTCAATATTGACATACAGGAAAAGTTAGATACAACGGTTGTAAAATTTATGCTTTTCGTTACAAAATATATATGTTCAATATAAGCTTTCTAACAACTCCTACATAAAATAAATTTAAAAAAATCCGAATCTTTGATATAATTTGAAAGCTGATAAAAGACCATGAGTAACAATTTCATAGTAAGAGTTAATGCCAAAAAATAGTTTATTTGGCTACAAAAACTATTTAAAAGAAAATAAAATCTTTAACAACTTTACAAAAGTAATTGTGAGCAAAATAAGAGCAGAAACGACGACTGATGATTCGTGCTCGGAGAGAATTAATGGTTGCGCTCGCAGAGAACGCCCAAAAAAGGCTAACTATACAAACTGTTGAAATAGCTCCTAATACAACTGCCATTCGCTGTCTCGACTGGGACCGCGATCGCTTTGACATTGAATTTGGATTGCAAAATGGTACGACTTACAACTCGTATCTAATTAAAGGTGACAGGATAGCATTAGTTGATACCGCTCACACTAAGTTTCGCGAACAGTATTTAAATACGCTCAAAAGCCTCGTTAACCCTAAGGCCATTGATTACATTATTGTCAGCCATACAGAACCAGACCACAGTGGCTTGGTAGAAGATGTGCTCCAATTAGCCCCAAGAGCGACTGTTCTAGCATCCAAAGTTGCCCTACAATTTTT from the Tolypothrix bouteillei VB521301 genome contains:
- a CDS encoding right-handed parallel beta-helix repeat-containing protein; translated protein: MDYTQFDARQANILADSGTNNNSRSPLDFNSSPKNSGSTIDNGTQDTINTWLQGGSGDLNSIGDTKNNSINGQQINSLVGGTGNQLDSKNGNNQDLLVGGKDTLIVGEQDPLMENSKPVSSASPVALSNYSGNGTKYYVSPDGSNDNPGTVDKPWKSLNYAVSEDSPVKAGDTVLVQPGTYTELVNLEKSGDSQLGHITLKANGDVTLRDPDPVEGGFREGVIQSVGQGYWVIDGFHVENTSWAGISLRDANNMVVQNNSTYNTGSSGIIVMPDSYYQGGEQEVTSKDIKVLNNTVEKANARWKGGGGDNSIYDPLGTQESLSIWGVDGFEVAGNTVKDGTREGIDIKTGSRNGSVHNNFITGQASISGTYQGYQGGPALYIEGNRADMFNIDVYDNVVSGNTADGIVVADEVPSIGEVRDIRVYNNIVSDNGREGMNSGRGIGVTSNVRNVDILNNTVTNNVQAFEVDGSDFTGGYKTKDVLIRNNTFADSSYRNGSLEDVSNLTLDGNTFTDEFERLYDGGTGLDNFVNTNNKTVSSI